One window of the Natronomonas marina genome contains the following:
- a CDS encoding TAXI family TRAP transporter solute-binding subunit codes for MERRTYVQTAGSIAAGGAIGLSGCIGALDSGPDSLVFGFTPNTSFYSFLQGFAAMVNENTDQVEVSVQPVEANNAAPRMLAEDDIDIGTVSNWTIQRIINGEEPFGDIDAEYYQLFNVFDLMWTYMTNHGEWETIEDIESGSQVSPGPRGSSSATMLLYVLEEYGGLSDYVRANVGFTEQATAFSEDRLDIGSFSFTNGPFLPAWMQEATSAVDVTVLDIPDSIVSQLESDERVRMFSIEPPSDMRESFANIPESVPTPTGVFNFIATSEESYEPLREFLTVGFENRSGLADVHQMGNFYSSEGYWVKNPFNNVPFHPAAADLYEEKGLWKDEYERGDQ; via the coding sequence ATGGAACGACGAACGTACGTTCAAACCGCGGGAAGCATCGCAGCCGGTGGTGCAATAGGGCTGTCCGGGTGTATCGGGGCCCTGGATTCGGGGCCCGACTCGCTCGTGTTCGGCTTCACACCGAACACTAGCTTCTACTCGTTCCTTCAGGGGTTCGCGGCGATGGTCAACGAGAACACCGATCAGGTTGAGGTGAGCGTCCAGCCCGTTGAGGCAAACAACGCCGCGCCTCGGATGCTCGCCGAAGACGACATCGATATCGGGACGGTCAGCAACTGGACGATCCAGCGGATAATCAACGGAGAGGAGCCCTTCGGGGACATCGACGCCGAGTACTACCAGCTGTTCAACGTATTCGACCTGATGTGGACGTACATGACGAATCACGGCGAGTGGGAAACCATCGAGGACATCGAATCCGGCAGTCAGGTGTCCCCCGGTCCGCGTGGCAGTTCGAGTGCGACCATGCTGCTGTACGTCCTCGAAGAGTACGGCGGTCTGTCGGACTACGTCCGAGCGAACGTCGGATTCACGGAGCAGGCGACCGCGTTTTCCGAGGACCGGCTTGACATCGGTTCGTTCTCGTTTACGAACGGACCGTTCCTCCCCGCCTGGATGCAGGAGGCTACCAGCGCTGTCGACGTCACCGTCCTCGATATCCCCGATTCGATCGTTAGTCAGCTCGAAAGCGACGAGCGGGTCCGGATGTTCTCGATCGAGCCTCCGTCCGACATGCGGGAGAGCTTCGCGAACATCCCCGAATCGGTTCCCACGCCGACCGGCGTGTTCAATTTCATCGCGACCAGCGAAGAGAGCTACGAACCGCTCCGCGAGTTCCTGACTGTCGGGTTCGAAAACCGAAGTGGACTAGCCGACGTTCACCAGATGGGTAATTTCTACAGCAGCGAGGGGTACTGGGTCAAAAACCCCTTCAACAACGTCCCGTTCCATCCGGCCGCTGCGGATCTCTACGAGGAGAAAGGCCTCTGGAAAGACGAGTACGAGCGCGGAGATCAGTGA
- a CDS encoding hydantoinase/oxoprolinase family protein yields the protein MSVRIGVDTGGTFTDVIIYDEASGQYHVTKVDSTPPELEDGVLAGVEKVLKTTGVDAVDVSFFSHGTTIGTNAVLEERLPEMGLITNQGLRDIIEIGDQTRPEEEIFNFFVDSPQTLVPRHLRKEVSGRIDSNGAVLEDVDETEVVEAVEELTGEGVESIVVSMLFSYLNGDHERQVGEVIERVDPEMDFALSSEVFPEIREYDRTVTTVLNQGLKTTIRDYIYNIDSGIGELGVDAPLNVMHSGGGLFGSQEAVNNAVRTFVSGPAAGAVAVKRLSDEIGKTNMIGMDVGGTSADVSVVHDGEIVRTTEGEINQLPLKTTMIDVVTVGAGGGSVAWIDEGEALRVGPESAGADPGPICYGRGGTEPTVTDANLLLGRINDDTFLGGEMDLDVAATKHRFEETIAEPLDQSVPEAALSTIKIANASLARNIRKVTLKRGEDPRKFRLVAFGGAGPLHAANVAREMDIEEVIVPRDPGVFSAKGLLVAPIRLDESRSYRGREPDEGLLREQFEELESKLFSRIRDQGLAEERATLDYKADVRYVGQSYELTVPVPNPTSNDGMLEDIREEFNDRHERIYGYARADEPFEIVILRANARIPTSALEREGSTSDRDAHRGTREVYFERTGFTETEIYERPLPHATSVEGPAILEETVSTTVVPPESTAKISGQGYITLSL from the coding sequence ATGAGCGTCCGAATCGGCGTCGACACCGGTGGCACGTTCACGGACGTGATCATCTACGACGAGGCGAGTGGACAGTATCATGTAACCAAGGTCGATTCGACGCCTCCAGAACTCGAAGACGGCGTTCTGGCAGGAGTCGAGAAGGTGTTGAAGACCACGGGAGTGGACGCGGTCGACGTGTCGTTCTTTTCACACGGGACCACGATAGGGACGAACGCGGTCCTCGAAGAGCGGCTACCCGAAATGGGGCTCATCACGAACCAGGGACTGCGGGACATAATCGAGATCGGTGATCAGACGCGGCCCGAAGAGGAGATATTCAATTTCTTCGTCGACAGCCCGCAAACGCTCGTTCCCCGTCACCTCCGAAAAGAGGTCTCCGGACGGATCGACTCGAACGGAGCGGTTCTCGAGGACGTGGACGAAACGGAGGTGGTCGAGGCAGTCGAGGAACTGACCGGCGAGGGCGTCGAGTCGATAGTCGTGTCCATGCTGTTCTCGTATCTGAACGGGGACCACGAGCGTCAGGTCGGTGAGGTAATCGAGCGCGTCGATCCGGAGATGGATTTCGCGCTCTCCTCGGAGGTATTCCCCGAGATCCGCGAATACGACCGCACGGTCACGACGGTGCTCAACCAGGGGCTCAAAACCACTATCCGTGATTACATATACAATATCGACAGCGGAATAGGCGAACTCGGTGTCGACGCGCCGCTGAACGTGATGCATTCTGGCGGGGGACTCTTCGGGAGCCAGGAGGCGGTGAACAACGCCGTCCGTACGTTCGTCTCCGGGCCGGCGGCGGGTGCGGTGGCCGTCAAACGGTTGAGCGATGAGATCGGGAAGACAAACATGATCGGGATGGACGTGGGCGGGACCAGCGCGGACGTCAGCGTCGTCCACGACGGGGAAATAGTTCGGACCACGGAAGGGGAGATAAATCAGTTGCCGCTGAAGACGACTATGATCGACGTCGTTACTGTCGGGGCCGGTGGTGGGAGCGTCGCCTGGATAGATGAAGGAGAGGCGTTACGAGTGGGTCCGGAGAGTGCCGGTGCGGACCCGGGACCGATCTGTTACGGTCGAGGAGGCACCGAGCCGACGGTGACGGACGCGAACCTCCTCCTCGGCCGAATTAACGACGATACGTTCTTGGGAGGGGAGATGGACCTGGACGTAGCAGCGACGAAGCACCGGTTCGAGGAAACGATCGCGGAACCGCTGGACCAGTCCGTCCCCGAAGCGGCCCTCAGCACTATCAAGATAGCGAACGCCAGTCTGGCGCGTAACATTCGCAAGGTGACGCTGAAGCGGGGGGAAGACCCCCGGAAGTTCCGCCTCGTCGCTTTCGGCGGGGCAGGCCCGCTCCACGCGGCTAACGTCGCAAGGGAGATGGACATCGAGGAGGTGATCGTCCCGCGTGACCCCGGCGTCTTTTCCGCGAAGGGGCTCCTCGTGGCGCCGATTCGGCTGGACGAGTCTCGGTCCTACAGGGGCCGGGAGCCAGACGAAGGGCTCCTGAGAGAGCAGTTCGAGGAACTCGAGAGTAAACTGTTCTCCCGGATACGGGACCAGGGACTGGCCGAGGAGCGAGCGACGCTCGATTACAAGGCCGACGTCCGGTACGTGGGACAATCCTACGAACTTACCGTCCCCGTCCCGAATCCCACATCCAACGATGGGATGCTGGAGGACATCCGCGAGGAGTTCAACGATCGACACGAGCGGATTTACGGCTATGCGCGGGCCGACGAACCGTTCGAAATCGTGATACTACGTGCGAACGCACGCATTCCCACGTCAGCACTCGAACGCGAGGGGTCGACGAGCGATCGGGATGCACACCGTGGAACCCGGGAGGTCTACTTCGAGCGGACGGGGTTCACCGAGACTGAGATCTACGAGCGTCCGCTCCCGCATGCGACATCAGTAGAGGGGCCTGCTATTCTTGAGGAAACCGTCTCCACGACCGTCGTCCCCCCCGAAAGCACTGCGAAGATCTCCGGACAGGGCTACATCACCCTCTCGTTGTAA
- a CDS encoding NAD(P)-binding domain-containing protein: MTTIDTVGVLGYGEAGETFADAFLDAGYDVAVTNRSPAALRERLADGPPAVADSPAALARRSDLIVSCVWPATAVDVAEAALDGVGDGRERWFYDVNSVSPRSTARIDRTFEGTNTTFLNGAIMGGASGPPETVRLTVAGVGREPVADRLLAVGFDVASMGDDLRGPAVLKLSRSAITKGILPLIVDATLLARHYGLEEELFEGLDPAFATDAFDEYVHRAFRALAAGSESERRLGEAREMLETAADAGYRAPTIDATHELFRIAHAAELSGETREGTLARLAEAYRLSEADDGDRPDA; this comes from the coding sequence ATGACGACCATCGATACCGTCGGCGTGCTGGGATACGGGGAGGCGGGAGAGACCTTCGCCGACGCGTTCCTGGACGCCGGCTACGACGTCGCCGTGACCAACCGCTCGCCGGCGGCGCTGCGGGAACGACTGGCCGACGGCCCGCCGGCAGTTGCGGATTCACCGGCGGCGCTGGCCCGGCGAAGCGATCTGATCGTCTCGTGTGTGTGGCCGGCGACGGCCGTCGACGTCGCCGAGGCGGCGCTCGACGGGGTCGGGGACGGCCGCGAACGGTGGTTCTACGACGTGAACTCGGTCTCCCCGAGGTCGACGGCCCGGATCGACCGAACGTTCGAGGGGACGAACACCACGTTTCTGAACGGCGCGATAATGGGGGGCGCCTCGGGGCCCCCGGAGACGGTCCGTCTGACCGTCGCGGGCGTCGGTCGGGAACCGGTCGCCGACCGCCTCCTGGCCGTCGGCTTCGACGTCGCCTCGATGGGCGATGACCTCCGGGGGCCCGCGGTGCTCAAACTGAGCCGTAGCGCGATCACGAAAGGGATACTCCCGCTGATCGTCGACGCGACGTTGCTCGCGAGACACTACGGACTGGAGGAGGAGCTCTTCGAGGGCCTCGATCCCGCCTTCGCCACGGACGCCTTCGACGAGTACGTCCACCGGGCGTTCCGCGCGCTCGCGGCGGGGTCGGAGTCCGAACGGCGGCTGGGAGAGGCACGCGAGATGCTGGAGACGGCGGCCGACGCGGGCTACCGTGCGCCGACCATCGACGCCACCCACGAACTGTTTCGGATCGCACACGCGGCGGAGTTGTCGGGCGAGACCCGCGAGGGGACGCTCGCACGCCTGGCCGAGGCGTATCGGCTGTCCGAAGCCGATGACGGCGACCGACCGGACGCCTGA
- a CDS encoding hydantoinase B/oxoprolinase family protein — translation MPPRTDIEIFRHQLKSVVEEMEVTLQRTAYSTNIKTRKDFTCAVFDADFNLVAQPQAPHHIGSLVSSVPRNMKPLVDELETGDGVLVNDPYRGGTHLPDITLISPIFHREEIVGYAANIAHHVDIGGAIAGSLPTDETEIYPEGLIIPGTKAVENWEYDDNIMDLILRNVRAPEKREGDYHAQLGTNRIGTERYLELLEEYGRESFEARLGELVDYTEELVRAAIEELPDGRYEAEDYLDGDGVVNEPVKLALAVVIEDDEIKVDFEGTADQNKGPLNAPEAITLAGCLPVIMSFLGGGELPKNEGFYRPFSMHLPEGSMVNPGENAPIVGCMEVGMRISDLITKAMAEVMPDRTIASSKGVACIVTYGGMDPRDDQFKVFMESLAGGYGARPTKDGLEAVQPHAQNTANSPIEELETEVPVYVRRYELRQDSQGPGRYRGGMGLRRDLEFYAPETEFSVLSDRKESQPWGLFGGGSASSARYVINPESDDPDILDSKDNVTLGQNDIASVQTPGGGGYGPPLQRDPESVLRDVIDGKVSEERAYEVYGVVLDLERRAVDWEKTEERREELEQAEAATGGGGK, via the coding sequence ATGCCCCCTCGGACAGATATAGAAATATTTCGACATCAACTGAAGAGTGTCGTCGAGGAAATGGAGGTCACACTCCAGCGTACCGCCTATTCGACCAATATCAAGACGAGAAAGGATTTCACCTGTGCGGTGTTCGACGCCGATTTCAATCTGGTGGCACAGCCGCAGGCACCCCACCACATCGGCTCGCTCGTGTCGTCTGTCCCCCGGAACATGAAGCCGCTCGTCGACGAGCTAGAGACCGGCGACGGCGTCCTGGTGAACGACCCCTATCGAGGCGGTACACATCTCCCCGACATCACTCTGATCTCCCCGATATTTCACCGAGAGGAGATCGTCGGCTACGCGGCCAATATTGCCCACCATGTGGATATCGGTGGTGCGATCGCCGGCAGTCTTCCGACGGACGAAACCGAAATATATCCGGAAGGGCTCATCATCCCCGGCACGAAAGCGGTCGAGAACTGGGAGTACGACGACAATATAATGGATCTTATCCTTCGCAACGTCCGTGCCCCGGAGAAGCGCGAGGGCGACTACCACGCTCAATTGGGGACGAACAGGATCGGAACGGAACGGTACCTCGAACTTCTCGAGGAATACGGTCGAGAATCCTTCGAAGCCCGTTTAGGTGAGCTGGTCGACTACACGGAGGAACTCGTCCGGGCCGCGATCGAGGAACTCCCCGACGGGCGGTACGAAGCCGAGGATTATCTCGACGGGGACGGTGTCGTCAACGAGCCGGTGAAACTCGCGCTGGCGGTCGTCATCGAGGACGACGAAATCAAGGTCGACTTCGAGGGGACGGCGGATCAAAACAAGGGCCCCCTGAACGCGCCGGAGGCGATCACGCTGGCCGGCTGTCTCCCGGTGATTATGTCGTTTTTGGGCGGCGGTGAGCTCCCCAAAAACGAGGGGTTCTACCGGCCGTTCAGCATGCATCTGCCCGAAGGGTCGATGGTAAATCCGGGGGAAAACGCGCCGATAGTTGGGTGTATGGAGGTCGGGATGCGCATCAGTGATCTGATCACGAAAGCCATGGCCGAAGTCATGCCGGATCGCACGATCGCCTCCTCAAAGGGTGTGGCGTGTATAGTAACCTACGGCGGGATGGATCCTCGCGACGATCAGTTCAAGGTGTTCATGGAGTCGCTCGCTGGCGGATACGGTGCTCGTCCGACCAAAGACGGCTTGGAGGCGGTTCAGCCGCACGCACAAAACACCGCCAACAGCCCAATAGAGGAGCTAGAAACCGAGGTACCGGTGTACGTCCGACGGTACGAACTACGCCAAGACTCCCAGGGTCCTGGCCGATACCGGGGCGGGATGGGACTTCGCCGGGATCTGGAATTTTACGCCCCCGAAACGGAGTTCTCGGTGCTTTCCGACCGGAAGGAGAGCCAACCCTGGGGGTTGTTCGGAGGGGGATCGGCGAGCAGTGCGAGATACGTGATCAACCCGGAAAGCGACGATCCGGACATCCTCGATTCGAAGGACAACGTCACGCTCGGCCAGAACGATATCGCCAGCGTCCAGACCCCCGGTGGTGGCGGCTACGGTCCCCCACTACAGCGCGACCCCGAGAGCGTCCTGCGGGACGTGATCGACGGGAAAGTGTCCGAGGAACGGGCCTACGAGGTCTATGGGGTCGTTCTTGACCTCGAACGGCGGGCCGTCGACTGGGAGAAGACGGAAGAACGCCGCGAAGAACTGGAGCAAGCCGAGGCGGCGACCGGAGGTGGTGGCAAATGA
- a CDS encoding AMP-binding protein, whose translation MDRAGNRTTHDIWKDRQKLTPDKEFLVFEDADGETSRFTYAELNDGINRTANALRDELGIGEGDKVTIHLTNSPEYLLTWFGAMRAGAVVVHSNANHTAGEVNYTIDNSDSVAAITQPGFEAVVDEAAEGTAVDTKILVRTDEAEGDKHVFDDLIDGASTDPPDVDLRADDTAQIMFTSGTTSAPKGVVHTHANLVNASMRIGQSAHARPDDRNLTALPLFHVNGQIVSLLSMLGVGGSLVLLETYDTGTYMGKVREYEATLTSLIGTQVRALLMTPEQPADGSNDLREVFFAINITEDEKETFVERFDVSLMNGYGLTETVTGVTMTPPYSDRRYPSIGVPQSERVIHLVDDDGNEVPDGERGEIAVEGVRGRTIFKEYYQMPEKTEEAFTDEGWFLTGDIGRFDELGYVYFVDRKKNIIKTRGENVSESQVENALEEHPKIGEVAVVGAPHEVYDEVVKAYVLPADPELTPEEVVEYAEENLAEFKVPEEVEFVEEFPRTSIGKVEKVTLREQEGAE comes from the coding sequence ATGGATCGAGCTGGCAATAGGACCACCCACGACATCTGGAAGGACCGACAGAAACTCACACCCGACAAGGAGTTCCTCGTCTTCGAGGACGCCGACGGCGAAACGAGTCGGTTCACCTACGCCGAACTAAACGACGGGATCAATCGGACGGCGAACGCCCTCCGGGACGAGCTCGGTATCGGCGAGGGGGACAAGGTAACGATCCACCTCACGAACTCCCCCGAGTACCTGCTTACCTGGTTCGGGGCGATGCGGGCCGGGGCCGTCGTCGTTCACTCGAACGCGAACCACACCGCCGGCGAGGTGAACTACACGATCGACAACTCCGACTCGGTCGCGGCCATCACCCAGCCCGGCTTCGAGGCGGTCGTCGACGAGGCGGCCGAGGGAACGGCCGTCGACACGAAGATACTCGTTCGGACGGACGAGGCGGAGGGGGACAAGCACGTCTTCGACGACCTGATCGACGGTGCGAGCACGGACCCGCCCGACGTCGACCTGCGTGCCGACGACACGGCCCAGATCATGTTCACCTCGGGAACCACGTCCGCCCCCAAGGGCGTCGTCCACACCCACGCCAACCTGGTGAACGCCAGCATGCGGATCGGGCAGTCCGCACACGCCCGTCCGGACGACCGGAACCTGACGGCCCTGCCGCTGTTTCACGTCAACGGCCAGATCGTCAGCCTGCTGTCGATGCTCGGCGTCGGCGGGTCGCTCGTCCTCCTCGAGACGTACGACACCGGGACCTACATGGGGAAGGTACGCGAGTACGAGGCGACGCTGACGAGCCTGATCGGGACCCAGGTTCGTGCGCTGCTGATGACGCCCGAACAGCCGGCCGACGGATCGAACGACCTCCGGGAGGTCTTCTTCGCTATCAACATCACCGAAGACGAGAAGGAGACCTTCGTGGAACGGTTCGACGTCTCGTTGATGAACGGCTACGGGCTCACCGAGACGGTGACGGGGGTCACGATGACGCCCCCGTACAGCGACCGGCGGTACCCATCGATCGGCGTGCCCCAGAGCGAGCGGGTCATCCACCTCGTCGACGACGACGGGAACGAGGTCCCCGACGGCGAACGCGGGGAGATCGCGGTCGAGGGCGTTCGCGGCCGGACGATATTCAAGGAGTACTACCAGATGCCCGAAAAGACCGAGGAGGCCTTCACCGACGAGGGCTGGTTCCTCACGGGTGACATCGGTCGATTCGACGAGCTCGGCTACGTCTACTTCGTCGACCGGAAGAAGAACATCATCAAGACGCGCGGCGAGAACGTAAGCGAGAGCCAGGTGGAGAACGCCCTGGAGGAGCACCCGAAGATCGGCGAGGTGGCGGTCGTCGGCGCCCCTCACGAGGTGTACGACGAGGTGGTGAAGGCCTACGTCCTGCCGGCTGACCCCGAACTGACGCCGGAGGAGGTCGTCGAGTACGCCGAGGAGAACCTCGCCGAGTTCAAGGTCCCCGAGGAGGTGGAGTTCGTCGAGGAGTTCCCGCGGACGAGCATCGGCAAGGTGGAGAAGGTGACGCTTCGAGAGCAAGAGGGCGCCGAATGA
- a CDS encoding TRAP transporter permease, whose translation MTRVGWLPSGVSLSISRERTLVATVYVLAVGLSLYCLYYAFFTPIAATRFANGFLGIGLALHFLWQIRSSESATESASTDMVPPETNEGAEATAPGTEPRNARFRSRISEWVRRTVGLDLAAFRSRIEGQWSVAYVLFALASLGLSLYVELNFDRLLDTAPAVGYTSMDITAGALAIFLVTYATYLAYGWVLAGVVVGSLIFAYLGPIMPGVLRHPGVTPREMTIVGAMQLSGIYGFILSVGARWLSLFIIFAGMAREYGAIDYISDIGQELTNVFRTGVVHVAVVSSMIMGSINGSAAANTATTGSFTIPMMKRQGVRSDYAGAVEAVASSGGQMLPPVMGLAAFLMADILNISYFRIVQYALFPALLFYFTVAVTIHLAVYKFGWDTEPEGRFDLTVISSGAHFVVPFGVLIYTLLWLRYTPMAAGKWAVVSLLVVMLLKKVTTEGVSLGTAKTGIGDVFRGFKQGALELAPFVGVLGSLGLAIGMLNQTGVTQKISVNIIGLAGGGLLLTLFLTMVISLLFGMGMPTIAAYLLMVVLVTPALVEVGVEPVVTHLFVFYFGMLSAITPPVAISVVIATEIARSSFISTAKQSLRIGLVGFIVPYVFVRNTSLLFWSYPETILQLGIVTVSLLGLAVALTAYDWKDDLNLFGRSTYGVLAIVGMFGPMLGRLLAVGCLLTLFALVYVNLPVRQMLIRAPA comes from the coding sequence ATGACTCGAGTCGGCTGGCTTCCATCGGGCGTGTCACTATCGATTTCGCGGGAGCGTACGCTGGTGGCCACGGTGTACGTACTGGCCGTCGGACTGTCGCTCTACTGTCTCTACTATGCGTTCTTTACGCCCATCGCCGCCACTCGGTTCGCAAACGGATTCCTCGGAATCGGTCTCGCGCTCCATTTCTTGTGGCAGATTCGATCGTCCGAATCCGCGACGGAATCGGCGTCGACGGATATGGTTCCACCCGAAACCAACGAAGGGGCCGAAGCCACGGCCCCCGGTACGGAACCCCGCAACGCGCGGTTCCGTTCCCGAATCTCGGAGTGGGTACGGCGGACGGTGGGCCTCGACCTCGCCGCGTTCCGGTCTCGAATCGAAGGGCAGTGGTCGGTCGCGTACGTTCTGTTCGCACTCGCGTCACTCGGACTCAGTCTCTACGTTGAGTTGAACTTCGATCGACTGCTTGATACCGCGCCTGCCGTCGGGTACACGTCGATGGATATCACCGCCGGCGCCCTCGCTATTTTTCTGGTTACGTACGCGACGTATCTCGCGTACGGGTGGGTGCTCGCCGGCGTTGTCGTCGGGTCCCTCATCTTCGCGTATCTTGGACCGATCATGCCGGGGGTGCTCCGACATCCCGGCGTCACCCCACGAGAGATGACTATCGTCGGCGCGATGCAGTTGAGCGGTATCTATGGGTTCATACTCAGTGTCGGTGCCCGGTGGCTATCGTTGTTCATAATATTCGCGGGCATGGCTCGAGAGTACGGTGCCATCGACTACATCTCCGACATCGGACAAGAGCTGACCAACGTCTTTCGAACGGGGGTCGTCCATGTGGCGGTAGTGAGCAGCATGATAATGGGCTCGATCAACGGAAGTGCCGCTGCCAACACTGCAACTACCGGGAGTTTCACGATACCGATGATGAAACGGCAAGGCGTCAGAAGCGACTACGCTGGTGCGGTCGAAGCCGTCGCGTCGAGTGGGGGGCAGATGCTCCCGCCAGTGATGGGACTGGCCGCCTTCCTCATGGCGGACATCCTGAACATCTCCTACTTCCGAATCGTCCAGTACGCGCTTTTCCCCGCGCTCCTGTTTTACTTCACCGTGGCAGTAACGATCCACCTCGCCGTCTACAAGTTCGGCTGGGATACGGAGCCGGAGGGTCGGTTCGACCTCACCGTCATCTCCAGTGGCGCCCACTTCGTCGTTCCGTTCGGCGTCCTCATCTACACCTTGCTCTGGCTTCGATACACGCCGATGGCCGCGGGAAAGTGGGCTGTTGTTTCACTCCTCGTCGTCATGCTCCTGAAGAAGGTCACCACTGAGGGAGTCTCTCTGGGAACCGCCAAAACCGGGATTGGCGACGTGTTCAGAGGTTTCAAACAGGGGGCGCTCGAACTCGCCCCGTTCGTGGGCGTCCTCGGGTCGCTCGGTCTCGCGATCGGTATGCTCAATCAGACCGGCGTCACACAGAAAATCAGCGTCAATATAATCGGACTCGCGGGCGGCGGGTTGCTGCTGACCCTCTTTCTGACGATGGTCATCAGTCTCCTGTTCGGGATGGGGATGCCGACCATCGCCGCGTACCTCCTTATGGTCGTCTTGGTTACTCCCGCGCTCGTTGAGGTCGGTGTAGAGCCCGTCGTCACTCACCTGTTCGTGTTCTACTTCGGGATGCTGTCCGCCATCACGCCCCCAGTTGCTATCTCGGTCGTAATAGCGACTGAGATCGCGAGAAGTAGCTTTATCAGCACCGCCAAACAGTCGTTACGTATCGGACTGGTGGGGTTCATCGTTCCGTACGTTTTCGTCAGAAACACCAGTTTGCTGTTCTGGTCGTATCCCGAAACGATACTTCAGTTGGGCATCGTCACGGTTAGTCTCCTGGGTCTTGCGGTCGCCCTGACCGCCTACGACTGGAAGGACGATCTGAACCTTTTCGGCCGGAGCACGTACGGCGTGCTCGCGATTGTCGGCATGTTCGGTCCGATGCTCGGACGCCTCCTCGCCGTCGGCTGTCTGCTCACGCTGTTCGCACTGGTTTACGTAAACCTCCCGGTCAGGCAGATGTTGATACGGGCGCCCGCCTGA
- a CDS encoding FAS1-like dehydratase domain-containing protein: protein MSSRIDPAAYEDDIGTVSSREFGEITRRQVRRYARAVEDDNPLYTDVEFAREQGYDDLVVPPNFLSAVIDPGAGKPADELRRDGTAPDSIPVTIPEDAMLMGGGQDITINRYVTAGESITEEETFTDIYQKDAEFGTLTFVERTSEYVADEAAPCIECDKTLIVGDAP, encoded by the coding sequence ATGAGTTCCCGGATCGACCCGGCGGCCTACGAGGACGATATCGGCACCGTCAGTTCGCGGGAGTTCGGAGAGATCACCCGACGGCAGGTTCGCCGGTACGCCCGAGCGGTCGAGGACGACAACCCGCTGTACACCGACGTCGAGTTCGCCCGCGAGCAGGGGTACGACGACCTGGTGGTGCCGCCGAACTTCCTCTCGGCGGTCATCGACCCCGGCGCGGGAAAGCCGGCCGACGAGCTCCGGCGGGACGGAACCGCGCCGGACTCGATCCCGGTGACGATCCCGGAGGACGCGATGCTCATGGGCGGCGGACAGGACATCACGATCAACAGGTACGTGACGGCCGGCGAGTCCATCACCGAGGAGGAGACGTTCACCGACATCTACCAGAAGGACGCGGAGTTCGGGACACTGACGTTCGTCGAACGGACGTCCGAGTACGTCGCCGACGAGGCGGCGCCGTGTATCGAGTGCGACAAGACGCTCATCGTGGGGGACGCGCCGTGA